The genomic interval aagctctgtcaggttggatggggagcgtcgctgcacagctattttcaggtctcttcagagatgttcgatcgggttcaagtccgggctctggcttggccactcaaagacattcagaaacttggcacgaagccactcctgtgttgtcttggcatctttccctcaatcctgactactctcccagtccctgttgctgaaaacatccccacagcatgatgctaccaccaccatgcttcaccgaagggatggtgccaggtttcctccagacgggacgctttgcattcaggccaaagaggtcaatcttggtttcatcaaaccagagaatcatgtttctcatggtctgagagatcctttgggtgccttttggcgaactccaagcgggctgtcatgtgccttttactgaggagtggcttccgtctggctactctatcaatcaatcaatcaaatgtatttataaagccctttttacatcagccgatgtcacaaagtgcaatacagaaacccagcctaaaaccccaaacagcaagcgatgcagatgtagaagcacggtggctaggaaaaactccctagaaaggcaggaacctaggaagaaacctagagaggaaccaggctctgaggggtggccagtcctcttctggctgtgccgggttgagattatatggccaagatgttcaaaagttcatagatgaccagcaggatcaaataataataataatcacagtggttgtagagggtgcaacaggtcagcacctcaggagtaaatgtcagttggtttttcatagccgagcaatcagagttagagacagcaattgcgatagagagagagtcgaaaacagcaggtccgggacaaggtagcaggtctggtgaacaggtcagagttccatagccgcaggcagaacagttgaaactggagcagcagcacgaccaggtggaccgggggacagcaaggagtcatcaggccaggttgtcctgaggcatggtcctccgagagagagagagagagaaagaaagagaaaaagagagaattagagggagcatacttaaattcacataggacactggataagacaggagaaatactccagatataacagactgaccctatccccccgacacaaactactgcagcacaaatactggaggctgagacaggaggggtcgggagacaatgtggccccgtccgacgataccaccggacagggccaaccaggcaggatataaccacacccactttgccaaagcacagcccccacaccactagaggtatATCTTCAAATCACCAACTTAAGACaaggctactctaccataaaggcctgattggtggagtgctgcagaggtggttgtccttctggaaggttctcccatctccatagaggaactctgtcagagtgaccatcgtgttcttggccctgaccaaggcccttctcacccgattgctcagtttagccgggcggccagctctaggaagagtctcggtgattccaaacttccatttaggtatgatggaggccactgtgttcttgaggaccttcaatgctgcagaaatgttttggtacccttcccaggaTCTGTGagtcgacacaattctgtctcggggCTCTgttgacaattccttcaacctcatggcttggtttttgctctgacatggactgtcaactgtgggacctaatatagacaggtgtgtgcctttccaaatcatgtccaatcaattgaatttaccacaggtggactccaatcaagttgtagaaacatcttaaggatgatcaatggaaacaggatgtacctgagctcaatttcgagtctcataacaaagtgtctgaatacttactgtatgtaaataaagtatttgtttttatttttaacacatttggagagaaaaaaatcaaaaaacagtttttgcttgggtattatgtgtagattgatgaggaacatttttatttaatccattttagaataaggctgtaatgtagcgAAAtgtgaaaaagggaaggggtctgaatactttccgaatgcattttcTATCCTAAAAATTAGGAATAAGCAAAGGGTTTGATTTAAGGTCAAACATATGGAAAATGAGCCTTaaaaaacatctaccagaaagtctttaaaggtattagaaatacatcaaaacacaataatgttgaagtaaagatccctgccaactaatatcaacacttatatttgGATAAATTATTTGCCTTCTGTGAGTTGCCTTGTAACATCCTTACCCACTGAGCACTGACCGACACAGGACGTCCATGGATGTTGAAAAGTtgttgaaatttggtcagtcagccctggccttgatttcaacatctacaAACTTATATTTTTGGTACGGTCTTTGATTTGGCTTAAACATAGACGTCCATGATTGATTCAGATTtggaccagaccaaatctgaaccaatcataacATATTCTATGAGCACAATTTTGGAGAGCACAGTTctgcacagcacagtacagtacagtaaagtttaAACAAATatgagtatagttcagtacagtcctctattgtactgtacagtagagttcagtgcagtacacagtagagcacactagaaTTGAGTACTctaatgtattgtactgtactcaactgtactgaactatactttactgtactctactgagctcGACTGTACGGCGATTTTACCaaagttcttccagtaaatgtgttttgtaAAGTTTTCTGTGCAAATTGTTAAAATTAGTCATTGTGCATATAGTTggatggtttgttaaactttgaaatcaatgttttttgtttggcatacatttttaagtgaaaaatctgagtcagCGTAATTCTGTTACTGTGGAATGGCCCTTATGTGACTGAGTTCTGTTGGGAAGAAATGTAGTGTCAGCTGTCCTCCTTACTCTCCTGTTACATATTCTCTAAAGAAATGGAACCAAAAGAAGCAACCAAAGCAGAACATGTAGTCCCTCCTcgtaacatgtttttttttcataGGAATTGCAACAGAAATCTAGAATCTAAGATTTCCTTATTCTTTTACAGAATCCTGCAGGCTCTCGGGTTGGGCTAGATCTCTTGGCTGGACTTCCTCAGTGATAATTTCACATTTCGACACGTTAGCTCAGTGAAAAAAAACAACTAATGATTTGCTTTCAAGGACATTGAGGACCTCAACATGTAGCTACTTATGAAGAGACTGGCATAAGACATCTCAGGACAACATCCCAGAAACACTGAGCACCAATGTCAGAGGAGCACTGTGACAGGAGCACAGGTCACGTGACATATCAGGCATAGCAGGAAGTAATCGCTGAATTCTTATCGTACCACTCTGTACAGTCAGCTGTACagttttacatttcagtcatttagcagacgctcttaggGTTAAGCGCCTTGCCCAGAGGCACATTGACCGATTTTTCAACGACTCgacaggcccaacgctcttaaccacaaGGCTGCCTGCCACACAGTTCTGACCCCACTGTTTCCTACCACGCGTTCGTGATCAGATGCACCATACCCACACTCCGTCACACTCCATACCCTCTCACCCACCTAGGAGCCCTTCCATAGCCTGGGTAGACTCATCACCAAGGGCACCATTGGACACTGCACCCTTCAGAAATGACCGGTACCCAGCTCATGAACGATCCCACCACAAACTCTCCGTTCAGCTCTCCCAGCTCCAACTCCATTCAGCTCCATTCAGCTGCCATGACATCCCCAGTTCCCCCTTTTTCCCGGGCCACCTCAGTCCCCTCGCCTCAACTGCCTCCGGCCCTGTGGCCCCCGCTGGACTTTGCCTTAGGAGCGTTGTCGTGCTGCGGGGCCTGTGTGTTCACTAACCCCCTGGAGGTGGTAAAGACACGGCTGCAGCTGCAGGGAGAGCTGCGGGCGCGGGGGTCCTACCGGCAGCACTACCGCGGGGTGCTGCAGGCCCTGTGGGTGGTGGGGAGGACGGACGGGCTCCGCGGGCTGCAGAAGGGGCTCTCGGCTGGGCTGATGTACCAGGGTCTGATGAACGGCGTGAGGCTGGGCTTCTACTCCTACTGTGACACCGTGGGGGTCACCGCAGCCCCTGGAGGGAGTCTGATGTCAGGGGCCGTGGCCGGGGCTCTGGGGGCCTTCATCGCCTCTCCTGCCTATCTGGTGAGTAGCATACATCTTTGTTGTATTGTTGTCGCTCTCATAGTGCATAGCTTTGGATGAGGTAAGGAGATATGGAGGGTACTTAGGGTGTCATATTGCCATGTACAGATCTTACAATATTAACAGTGTTCACCCTGGAGTATGTGCCCCAATTTTCACAGCAAATGCTCTTTGAGCACTCCGTGCATGGATACCTTGTGAAGTGTAATGATAAGGGACAGATATACATTTACTGGGGGGGCACTGTtccaactcaaggtgtcatgAAAAAAAATGCACCCCCCTCCCCAACATTAAAAATATTATCCCCTCTTATAgaattaactcaaaataatgtttacgaccaaaaataataataactgcaaccctgtgtttataaacatGGATATCGACTACAGCATGCTTTTGTGGGACAGTCGATGCCACGCAGTGCTACGGGCCAGATGGTTGAGTGTTCGCCGACCACCACAGACGAGCTCACTCTCCCTACCTGTTTCGTTACACTACAATCAGAgccggctgcagacaatgatcagctatCAGATTTGAAACATTTTGATGtcatatttataattatataaaattattgcaacaaattttccaccaacaggtttctgtgcgaatgcaccacacaaccaataaacaaagcatacCGACTTCAGGCACTTCAATATCACGCTTTgcgttttcaacaccacaataagTAGACAATCTTGACCAACAGACAacacatccctccctaccttgtcGGCTTACCCAGTATCGAAGGCTTGGCCTGacaatctctgaatgtcattCAACTTTTTTGGTATTTTGTAACAGacgtctctttccattcatcaattgtctgctgcacagtttggattgattgatttgtcagttaaaaaaatacatattgacaCAAAGATTTTTAAGTGACCAGGATTGCACAAAGAAGTCGGGACTTATTTCCAATGGggaccattttttttttatatacagaaATACATATACAATTACATAGATAGAGACAAAAAAATGCTCAACCTCCAGATGAGTATGAGGAGGGGAGTATAAGTACAATTCTTACAAGCTTGTTTGGCTGGTagcttattctttagatgtttggggctgctggtgaaccatgatgtgcaaacgtaatcaaagtgacactagaCAATTGCTAGAGTCTTTAGGGTGTCTATACTataactaggtttccatccaattggtgacagattttcatgtgaatattataAAGTCTTCATATAAACAATATGCCATTTCATAGTTTCCTTCAGGAAAATTTGGCACCGGACGTCATGACAGGGAAGATTTCactttaccggacatttgagaaattttaCCGACATCCATATGCATTCAGATCCAACCTGGTGCAGCCAGCACCATCAATAAGTGAGGGATGTTGGCCAAATGAGCCACATTTACGTGTCCTTAAAAACAGCTATAACAAATGACAAAAACAATATTCCTTGTGTTTCGATGTGTAGCATGTGCAAAACTTTATAGCCTATtttggggcgacaggtagcctagtggttagagtgttgggccagtaaccaaaaggttgctagattgaatccccaaactgacagggtaaaaatctgtcattctgcccctgaacaaggctgttaacccactgttcctaggctgtcattgtaaataagaatttgtaaataaaggttaaaaaggttttttatttattattggtTTAAGGCAACTTTCCTAAAATAATAATTGTCCACCTCACGGTTCAGCTCTCAGAGATTTGAGTACTAAATGTATCAGGGTATTGCatgcataggcctataggcttaCGTGTCCActgtactcattcaaggttttttaaaactttttattactattttctacattgtagaataatagtgaagacatcaaaactattaaatagcacaaatggaatcatgtagtaatcaaaaactgttcaactcatcccaaaccatctcaattgggttgaggtcgggtgattgtggaggccaggtcatctgatgcagcagtccatcactctacttcttggtcaaatagcccttacacagcctggaggtgtgttgggtaattgtcctgttgaaaaacaaatgatagtcccactgagcccaaaacagatgggatggcgtatcgctgcagaatgctgtggtagccatgctggttaagtgcgccttgaattctaaataaatcactgaacatgtcaacagcaaagcacccccacaccatcacacctcctcctccatgcttcaaggtgggaaccacacatgcggagatcatccgatcACCTacgctgcgtctcacaaagacacagcgattggaaacaaaaatctcaaatttgaactcatcagagcaaaggacagatttccaccggtctaatgtccattattcatgtttcttggtccaagcaagtctcttcttattattggtgtcctttagtaggggtttctttgcagaaattcaaccatgaaggcctgattcatgcagtctcatctgaacatgtgtgttacttgaactctgaagcatttatttgggctgcaatttctgaggctagtaactctaatgaacttatcctctgcagcagaggtaactctgggtcttccttccctgtggcagtcctcgtgagagccagtttcatcatagtgcttgatggtttttgcaactgcacttgaagcaactttcaaagttcttgacatttttcagattgacagaccttcatgtcttaaagtaatgatggactgtcgtgtctctttgtttatttgagctgttcttgccataatatggacttggtcttttaccaaatagggctatcttttttataccacccctactgtggttcttcctttaaaagatATGAGCTTATGCCGCGACcgtttgtggtagatggtggcagattgtggtaaattgcgtcattctggcaacaatggctgacacttaaataataatgccatagaattctgcggcaccccgcaggctgtgctgcagtacgccgcaacttttaaaggaagaaccttgtcttaacacaactgattggcctaaacgcattaagaaggaaagaaattccacaaaataacttttaacaaggcactccaggtgactacctcatgaagctggttgagagaatgccaagagtgtgcaaagctgtcatcaaggcaaagggtggctactttgaagaatctcaaatataaaatatattttgatttgtttaacacttttatgcttcctacatgattccatatgtgttatttcatagtgttgatgtcttcactattattctacaatgtagaaaatagtacaaataaagaggaagcctggaatgagtaggtgtgtccaaaattttgactggtactgtatatatataaataaaggaAGATAAACTTAGTCCTAACCCCAGAAAGAGAGCGAAATGCCGGTGGCATGCTATGACACTAACATGCATTTCTTTATGTCAGGTGGCTACATCTATATCTGCTATACAGATATAGATGTACAGAAGGAGTGTAATTGGTACATTTCCAATCTGAATATTTTGTATAAAGATAAGTGTTATATTGTTAGATTGTAGGAGTAACTCTGGCAGGCCTGAAACAttcttcctcacctcaagttcaactgtcAGAGTCAGTTGGAGCGCCGGGGCGCACTGCCTTCATATCATAAGCCCGCAGTAGCTAATGCttaataatagccacaccataccaAACCTTCACAAACGTTTCTTAACTTTATTACAGTAATATCAAAAGCAAGTCAAGCCATTAGGGACAATATGAACAGAAGAGCAGATGTAAACCAGAGAAAAACGCATTTCCCTCCCcaaagaaaaaaaaataagtgtAGATCTGTCCGTAAGTGTGACAGTGTTTGTTTGTATCATTCATTTATTGTGTGTGCGGGTAGTAATATTGCCCCAGCCATTTTCCCTGTTATGAGAACTTGACGTGTTTGTGTTGGTACTATAAATACAAATCTGTTGTGTTTCTACTTTGCGAAGGGCAGTGACTTCTACAGTGGCTGTGTATTTCTCCATGAGTTAAGGCAGTTGTATAACTTGTGTACCCCAAGGTGGCTCTCATATACTCCGGCTGCTGTTGTTGTCTAGGCTGCATCTGTTGCTCAATGTACCTCAATGTCGCCATCTGACCTCAGCAGCATCGTGGAAACACTATATAATCTGCATGGTGATATGTTTGTGAGAATCTGGGTCACTAAATATACCCGGCACGTACCTACTTCCAACCACTACCCAAAATACTCCCCAGCACTCCCTCCTATGCTTTTTGGCAGTATATGAagtaaagagagagcgagagagattaaaagagaaagagatgggaggCTATTTTTGGTTGCACCCGGTGTGTGAGAAGACGCAGGGAGGGGTCCGACTCGggtgtctgtgcatgtgtactGTGACAGCCCAACTCAGGTTTCTAGACCCAGTCAGTGTGCAGTGTCATCTCAGTAAGCTGAATAATGGtcgttcagagagagagaaggagatatgtGAAATGGAGGTCATGAGCATCCTGAAgggatgtgtgtgcatgtgtgtgcatgtgtgtgcatgtgtgtgcagagTGCTCAAAAAACATGCACATGTTACATAACTCATACCAGGTGTACCCACTGAACAGTGTGTCTCTATTTAGTGACGGGGTTGTGCCTCTGTTATTATGGGGAGGCGTAATGCAACGTTTCTCTTTGCAATGCTGTGTATGTAAAATGGGTATACAACagcggaggctggtgggaggagctattggAGGACGGGCTCACTgttatggctggaatggaatgaatgggacggagtcaaacatgtggtttccatatgtttgatgtgtttgatgccgttccatgTATTCCATTCCAGCTCTCTtccaatgagcctgtcctcctatagctcctcccatcagCCGCCTCTGGTATAAAATACATTGCAGCAAGTGTCTTATGTTTCCTCCACAGGTGAAGACACATCTGCAGGCCCAGACAGTCGAGGCCATCGCAGTGGGTCACCAGCACAACCATCAGGTGAGGAgtgtgtgcgcatgtgcgtgAAACAGTTGGACCCAGTGTTCTCTAGTTGTTCGGGCTCTACACCAGTCCTTCATGTTGTATCAATATGTCACTTTGTTTCCAATCCCACTCTATCATTTTGGCtcacatccctctctcactcccctacTTCCTCAGCCCACCCCCAGCATAACTAACCATATCCGTGTGAACCCTAGTGACACGTTTCACAACCACCAGCCAATCAGTAACATGCAAACAGAGGCGTTGAGTGGTGTCAACGAAACAACAACACACGACCTTTGTGACTGATACTGTAATCACCAAGATAAAGACAAGCACAGGGATTTATTTTTAAAACCCTGTTAAGGGATGTAGTGTGGCCCTTTTGAGCTCATTTTGTCAAGGCACTGTTCATTTGcatggctacccaaactccttgctTCCGGCCAAACGCTACGCCACGCCCATGGACGTTAGCTTCTTCGCCGctatgagtctggatctgagcaCCTCCACGATGATTTCTAGAACGCAAATGCATTTTAACCGTTCTGATTtgtcccagaaaccgatgggttgggccagagccaggaCCCTTGTGGAGAAAGCGTCTTCTTAAAAATTCTTCATTgtctttgatactctgattggttagagatgatcccagcgctgatgactttgttttgtacaacacccctcattttgatgtcgccacaaacgacttcaacgttggcagtctcagactgaagtacAGTACGTAGTGAACAAACACCAGCGGAATAATTCAGTGTTGGTCATCAGgcaaactgttcacacccttaCAATAACGATCAAAGCCAATGTATAGATctaaggtacagttgaagtcggaagtttacatacaccttagccaaatacatttaaactcagtttttcacaattcctgacattttatccgagtaaaaattccctgtcttatgtcagttaggatcaccactttattttaagaatgtgaaatgtcggaataatagtagagagaatgatttatttcagcttttatttctttcatcacattcccagtgggtcagaaggttacatacactcaattagtatttggtagcgttgcctttaaattgtttaacttgggccaaacgTTGCGAgtagccatccacaagcttcccacaaaaagttgggtgaattttggcccattcctcctgacagagctggtgtaacagtcaggtttttaggcctccttgctcgcacacattttttcagttctgcccacaaattttctataggattgaggtcagggctttgtgatggccactccaataccttgactttgttgtccttaagccattttcccacaactttggaagtatgcttggggtcattgtccatttggaagacccatttgtgaccaagctttaacttcctgactgatgtcttgagatgttgcttcaatatatccacataattttccatcctcatgatgccatctattttgttaagtgccctcctgcagaaaagcacccccacaacatgatgctgccaacccgtgcttcacagttgggatggtgttcttcggcttgcaagcctccccctttttcctctaaacataacaatggtcattatgaccaaacagttctatttttgtttcatcagaccagaggtcatttctccaaaaagtacgatctttgttcccatatgcagttgcaaaccgtagtctggcttttttatggcggttatggagcagtggctgagcggcctttcaggttatgtcgatataggacttgttttactgtggatatagatacttttgtacctgtttcctccagcatcttcataaggtcctttgatgttgttctgggattgatttgcactttttgcaccaaattacgttcatctctaggagacagaacgcgtctccttcctgagcggtatgatggctgcgtggtcccatggtgtttatacttgtgtactattgcttgtacagatgaacgtggtaccttcaggcatttggaaattgctcccaaggatgaaccagacttgtggaggtctacaatcttttttctgaggtcttggctgatttcttttgattttcccatgatgtcaagcaaataggcactgagtttgaaggtaggctttgaaatacatccacaggtacacttctaattgactcaaattatgtcaattagcctatcataagcttctgaagccatgacataattttctggaattttccaagctgtttaaaggcacagtcaacttagtgtatgtaacttctgacccactggaattatgatacagtgaattacaagtgaaataatctgtctgtaaacaatttttggaaaaattacttgcgtcatgcacaaagtagacgtcctaactgacttgccaaaactatagtttgttaacaagaaatttgtggagtggttgaaaaacgagttttaatgatgccaacctaagtgtatgtaaacttccgacttcaactgtatgtaggttTGCTATTGTAAAGCTGTCACAATATCCCTTTGTGTTCCATAGGCTGAAGCTGTCCAATACCCTGACACACTGCCATTTGTGGGCAAAGTATCCACAAGTGATGTCAGCGCAGAGTTGATAACTTAATAGTAAAAAAATGTCCATACTTCAGGGAGGGATTTCGATAAGAAAACATTTTCACATTCAACAGCGAGAAGCACTATAtatggtagtagcagtagtttaTTTTAAAGGGACCATGTGCAATTAAAGATTTCAGACAGTGAAATATGATGTTCGCACCAGAGTTAGCTAAGCACAGATAATTTCCGTCTGCAGTCCCTAACTAAACATAACTGAATACATAAACATAGCTAAATGCACATCAGTCATACAGTAGTATAGTAGGATAACAGATTCAAAGAAATACAGGAAACATAAAATACAACAAATTCAGGAGACTTGAGTGCATTAAGAATTAGTCAATGTGTGCAGGATTGATGCGCCTTGATCCATGATTTGACCTGCACGGAAAAGGATTTAAAGTCACTAGTGTTTCTTAAAGTAGAGGGGATGGAATTCTGTTTCCTATTGCCGGAGGTGGAGAACGCTGACTGCCCAAAGGTGTTTTCTTTTAGGAATGACACAGACTCCTCTTGTGGATGTCCGGGTGATTCTGCTGTTTTGTTCAGAGCTTAATATGCCAAAATCTTTCAGAGGTGGGGGGGCAACATTGTTGATAATCTTACAAACTAGACAAACACCTGAGAAAAACCATGTTATCGAAATGGAACAGATTGTACTTGGGGAGAATATTGCAGTGATGGTAAGGATGTGATTTCCTGTCCAGGATCTTCAGTGCTTGTTTATATAGAGATCGAAGGGGTTTCAGTTATGTTTCATTGGCTTGAGACCAGCTGATGATACAATAAGACAGGTGGGAGAAGACCATTGCATGTAAATACATTTTGGTACCTGATGTATCGAAAATTTGAACGACTATCTGATTTTGCTGGACATCTTAATGTTTTTTACAAGTTCAAAGTATAATGCCCAGATATTTAAACTAGGTGACTGTTTACATTTTTCTGTCCTTGAATAAGT from Salvelinus alpinus chromosome 2, SLU_Salpinus.1, whole genome shotgun sequence carries:
- the slc25a34 gene encoding solute carrier family 25 member 34 isoform X1, yielding MTGTQLMNDPTTNSPFSSPSSNSIQLHSAAMTSPVPPFSRATSVPSPQLPPALWPPLDFALGALSCCGACVFTNPLEVVKTRLQLQGELRARGSYRQHYRGVLQALWVVGRTDGLRGLQKGLSAGLMYQGLMNGVRLGFYSYCDTVGVTAAPGGSLMSGAVAGALGAFIASPAYLVKTHLQAQTVEAIAVGHQHNHQGVSSAFANIYRREGVVGLWRGVNGAVPRVMVGSAAQLATFSSAKEWVARLQWYSPNSWLVALTAACISGVAVTITMTPFDVISTRLYNQPVDERHRGRLYLGFSDCLVKVCRTEGLLGLYKGMGPVFFRLCPHTVLSMLFWDLMRQRAFQDIQKQS
- the slc25a34 gene encoding solute carrier family 25 member 34 isoform X2, which produces MTGTQLMNDPTTNSPFSSPSSNSIQLHSAAMTSPVPPFSRATSVPSPQLPPALWPPLDFALGALSCCGACVFTNPLEVVKTRLQLQGELRARGSYRQHYRGVLQALWVVGRTDGLRGLQKGLSAGLMYQGLMNGVRLGFYSYCDTVGVTAAPGGSLMSGAVAGALGAFIASPAYLVKTHLQAQTVEAIAVGHQHNHQGVSSAFANIYRREGVVGLWRGVNGAVPRVMVGSAAQLATFSSAKEWVARLQVHFIQVSIKRYRNAKSRTKRLLNSFYPQARRLLNN